Proteins from a single region of Pseudomonas sp. BSw22131:
- a CDS encoding aldehyde dehydrogenase family protein encodes MNNALKFYIDGQWVDTQSGNTLEVIDPSTEQAFISIAVGNAADVDSAVNAAAKAFPAFSVTRVSERLALLKNILRVYNLRYEDLVKAVSQEMGAPLHFARDSQVWSGRAHLESTISALETFQFSEVHGTTQVMREAIGVCALITPWNWPLNQIVCKVAPAIAAGCTVVLKPSEIAPLTGIIFAEIMHEAGVPAGVFNLLNGTGPDVGQYMASHPKVDMVSFTGSTRAGILVAKSAADTVKRVAQELGGKSANILLEDADFEVAVAKGVKGCFSNSGQSCNAPTRMLVPRAQLARAMQIAKATAEQLVTGSPQDASTNLGPVISDTQFAKIQSLIAIGIEEGATLVTGGLGRPEGLDKGYYVRPTVFGDVTGQMTIAREEIFGPVLSIIAYDSETQAIEMANDTVYGLAAYVQSGNIERARAVAKQMRAGSVYLNYPSWDTFAPFGGYKQSGNGREYAGWGIHDFLEIKGVVGWSE; translated from the coding sequence ATGAATAATGCGCTCAAGTTCTACATCGATGGCCAGTGGGTCGACACCCAGTCGGGAAACACGCTGGAGGTGATCGACCCTTCCACCGAGCAAGCCTTCATCAGCATCGCGGTGGGCAACGCGGCGGACGTGGACAGCGCGGTAAACGCTGCTGCCAAGGCGTTTCCCGCGTTTTCGGTGACCCGTGTCAGCGAACGCCTGGCGCTGCTCAAAAACATTCTGCGGGTCTACAACCTGCGCTACGAAGATTTGGTCAAGGCCGTCAGCCAGGAGATGGGCGCGCCGCTGCATTTCGCCCGTGACTCGCAAGTCTGGAGCGGTCGCGCGCACCTGGAATCGACCATCAGCGCTTTGGAGACATTTCAGTTCAGCGAAGTGCACGGCACCACTCAGGTGATGCGTGAAGCCATCGGCGTCTGCGCCCTCATCACGCCGTGGAACTGGCCGCTGAACCAGATCGTCTGCAAGGTCGCGCCCGCGATTGCCGCCGGTTGCACCGTGGTGCTCAAGCCCAGTGAAATTGCGCCGTTGACCGGAATCATCTTCGCCGAAATCATGCATGAGGCGGGTGTGCCAGCCGGGGTGTTCAACCTGCTTAACGGCACCGGGCCGGATGTGGGCCAATACATGGCCAGCCACCCGAAAGTCGACATGGTCTCGTTCACCGGTTCCACCCGCGCAGGCATCCTTGTCGCCAAGTCGGCTGCTGACACGGTTAAACGCGTGGCCCAGGAGCTGGGCGGTAAATCGGCCAATATCCTGCTGGAAGACGCGGACTTTGAAGTGGCGGTGGCTAAAGGGGTGAAGGGCTGCTTCTCGAACTCCGGACAATCCTGCAATGCGCCGACACGTATGCTGGTGCCTCGAGCGCAGCTTGCCCGGGCCATGCAAATTGCCAAAGCAACCGCCGAGCAGTTGGTGACCGGCAGCCCGCAGGATGCCAGCACGAATCTCGGTCCGGTCATCAGCGACACACAGTTCGCCAAGATTCAGAGCCTGATCGCTATCGGTATCGAAGAGGGCGCTACGCTGGTGACTGGCGGTCTGGGCCGTCCTGAAGGCCTGGACAAGGGCTACTACGTGCGCCCCACCGTGTTTGGCGACGTGACGGGGCAGATGACCATTGCCCGCGAAGAAATCTTCGGGCCCGTGCTGTCGATCATTGCCTATGACAGCGAAACGCAGGCTATCGAAATGGCCAACGACACCGTTTACGGCCTGGCGGCCTACGTACAGTCCGGCAATATCGAGCGTGCCCGCGCCGTTGCCAAACAGATGCGTGCCGGCTCGGTGTACCTGAACTACCCGAGCTGGGACACGTTCGCGCCGTTTGGTGGCTACAAACAATCCGGCAATGGCCGCGAGTACGCGGGCTGGGGCATTCACGACTTTCTGGAAATCAAGGGCGTGGTCGGTTGGAGCGAGTGA
- a CDS encoding haloacid dehalogenase type II, whose product MSFLRPKYITFDCYGTLTNFKTAALTREFFTDRVPAERMDQFIKDFAAYRLDQVMGDWRPYDEILKTALARNCKRWGIEYREEGQLYYDAVPSWGPHPDVPAGLAKIADKIPLVIFSNAMDEQIMSNVEKLGAPFHKVFTAQQAQAYKPRLAAFEFMLDNLNCGPEDVLHVSSSFRYDLMSAHDMKIKHKAFVARGHEQPANAAFGYHQIPDIGGLAGLVGL is encoded by the coding sequence ATGAGCTTTCTTCGCCCCAAGTACATTACCTTCGACTGCTATGGCACGTTGACCAACTTCAAGACTGCTGCCCTGACGCGCGAGTTTTTCACCGATCGCGTTCCTGCCGAGCGCATGGATCAGTTCATCAAGGATTTTGCCGCCTATCGACTGGACCAAGTGATGGGTGATTGGCGGCCGTATGACGAGATTCTCAAGACGGCCCTGGCACGTAATTGCAAAAGGTGGGGTATCGAATACCGGGAAGAAGGTCAGCTGTACTACGACGCAGTGCCGAGCTGGGGCCCGCATCCTGATGTACCGGCTGGACTGGCAAAAATCGCTGACAAGATCCCCTTGGTGATCTTCTCCAACGCCATGGACGAGCAGATCATGTCCAACGTCGAAAAGCTCGGCGCGCCATTCCATAAAGTCTTCACCGCACAGCAGGCTCAAGCCTATAAGCCACGCCTGGCTGCGTTCGAATTCATGCTCGATAACCTGAACTGCGGGCCGGAGGATGTTTTGCATGTGTCCTCGAGCTTTCGTTACGACCTGATGTCTGCCCACGACATGAAGATCAAGCACAAGGCTTTCGTCGCCCGTGGGCATGAACAGCCGGCGAATGCCGCGTTCGGCTACCACCAGATCCCGGATATCGGAGGGCTGGCTGGGTTGGTCGGACTCTAG
- a CDS encoding NAD(P)/FAD-dependent oxidoreductase has product MPAPLIFVETSPDLPTEADAVVIGGGIIGAFTAYYLAKRGMKVALVEKGRIGAEQSSRNWGWCRQQNRDARELPMSTKSLELWEQFSAQTGQDTGFTRCGLLYLSNNENELDGWARWGEFARTLNVETHMLSPQQAAERGKATGKQWKGGVFAPTDGIADPSRAAPAVARAIMALGSTVHQGCAVRGVETEGGRLSAVVTEKGTIRTQLAVLAAGAWASSFCRQYGIRFPQATIRQTVLSVCAPTQQIPSALHTAGASMTRRSDGSYTLAISGRGRVDLTPQLLNFAHQFLPMFQRRWRNLAPGGLEGLRCGHESLKRWRLDQPTPMERMRILDPKADGSAVALTYKRAVELVPALKDSKVTAAWAGYVDSTPDGVPGIGEMDNLPGLVLAAGFSGHGFGIGPGAGHLIADIVSGMTPIVDPRPYHPDRFQTSAWGKVSNF; this is encoded by the coding sequence ATGCCAGCTCCTTTAATTTTCGTAGAAACCTCACCTGATCTGCCGACAGAGGCTGATGCGGTCGTCATTGGCGGCGGCATTATCGGCGCGTTTACCGCCTACTACCTGGCTAAGCGCGGTATGAAGGTCGCCTTGGTGGAAAAGGGCCGTATAGGGGCGGAGCAGTCGAGTCGCAACTGGGGCTGGTGTCGTCAGCAAAATCGTGATGCGCGCGAGCTGCCAATGTCCACTAAAAGCTTGGAGTTGTGGGAGCAATTCAGTGCGCAAACGGGGCAGGACACAGGCTTTACTCGTTGCGGCTTGCTCTATCTGAGCAACAACGAGAATGAGCTTGATGGGTGGGCGCGCTGGGGCGAGTTTGCCAGGACCCTCAATGTTGAGACCCATATGCTCTCCCCGCAGCAAGCCGCAGAGCGTGGCAAGGCGACAGGCAAGCAGTGGAAAGGCGGGGTCTTTGCGCCCACCGATGGCATCGCCGACCCGTCCCGCGCAGCCCCGGCAGTCGCTCGCGCCATTATGGCCTTGGGCAGTACGGTGCATCAGGGCTGCGCCGTCCGTGGCGTCGAAACGGAGGGGGGGCGATTGTCTGCGGTGGTTACCGAGAAAGGCACTATCCGCACCCAGCTTGCGGTCCTCGCTGCGGGCGCCTGGGCCTCCTCGTTCTGTCGCCAATATGGCATTCGCTTTCCCCAGGCCACTATCCGTCAGACCGTGCTCTCGGTCTGCGCCCCCACTCAGCAAATTCCCAGTGCGCTTCACACGGCCGGCGCTTCCATGACGCGCCGCTCCGATGGCAGCTACACGCTGGCGATCAGTGGGCGAGGGCGTGTAGATCTCACGCCACAACTGCTGAATTTCGCCCATCAGTTCCTGCCGATGTTCCAGCGCAGATGGCGCAACCTTGCACCCGGTGGACTGGAGGGCCTGCGTTGCGGCCACGAGAGCCTCAAACGCTGGCGCCTGGACCAGCCGACGCCGATGGAGAGGATGCGTATCCTCGATCCGAAAGCAGACGGCTCGGCTGTTGCGCTGACCTACAAGCGCGCGGTGGAATTGGTGCCAGCGTTGAAAGATTCGAAGGTCACTGCCGCCTGGGCAGGTTATGTGGACAGTACGCCCGACGGCGTTCCAGGCATTGGTGAAATGGACAACCTACCGGGTTTGGTGTTGGCAGCAGGTTTCAGCGGACATGGCTTCGGTATTGGTCCAGGAGCGGGTCATTTGATTGCTGACATTGTCAGCGGCATGACGCCAATCGTTGATCCACGGCCCTATCACCCTGATCGCTTTCAGACGTCGGCCTGGGGCAAGGTTTCGAACTTCTGA
- a CDS encoding alpha/beta fold hydrolase, which produces MNNFDPAITHEPISPVSRRKILQASVVGAAAALGASLVSAASSTKTASTQENATVFDDSFHITFHTQKVGDVDVFYREVGPKDAPVLLLLHGFPTSSHMFRNLMPLLASQYRLIAPDLPGFGNTKAPPRGKFAYTFENLYKVIKGFTEALGLKTYALYIFDYGAPVGLRLAAANPEKVTAIITQNGNAYLEGFSDQWDSWQAYWRDPSAANREACRASLSPETIRDWQYATGSDPEKLSPDGYNLDILYMSRPGAEEIQLDLILDYRTNVAAYPAFQAYLRKHQPPLLAVWGKHDPAFIPPGALAYRKDIPAAEVHLLDAGHFALETHAPEVAEHIREFLQRKLKK; this is translated from the coding sequence ATGAACAATTTCGATCCAGCAATCACTCACGAGCCCATTTCACCTGTTAGTCGGCGCAAGATTTTACAAGCCTCTGTCGTCGGTGCAGCCGCTGCTCTGGGTGCTTCGCTCGTAAGCGCTGCCTCCTCTACCAAGACTGCTTCAACACAGGAAAATGCCACGGTCTTCGACGATTCGTTCCATATCACGTTCCACACCCAGAAAGTCGGCGATGTGGACGTGTTCTATCGCGAAGTAGGGCCCAAGGATGCCCCGGTGCTCCTGCTGCTTCACGGGTTCCCGACATCCAGCCATATGTTCCGCAACCTGATGCCTTTATTGGCAAGCCAGTACCGCCTGATCGCGCCCGACTTACCGGGTTTTGGCAACACCAAAGCGCCGCCGCGCGGGAAGTTCGCCTACACATTTGAAAATCTTTATAAGGTGATCAAGGGCTTTACCGAGGCCTTGGGGTTGAAGACATACGCTCTTTACATATTCGACTACGGTGCACCTGTCGGCTTGCGGCTTGCTGCGGCGAATCCGGAGAAGGTGACTGCAATCATCACCCAGAACGGTAACGCTTATCTGGAAGGCTTTAGTGATCAATGGGATTCATGGCAGGCCTACTGGCGCGATCCTTCCGCGGCCAATCGCGAAGCCTGTCGCGCCTCTTTGTCGCCAGAGACGATCCGTGACTGGCAGTACGCCACGGGTTCTGACCCTGAGAAGCTCTCGCCCGACGGCTACAACCTGGACATTCTGTACATGTCACGGCCAGGCGCAGAAGAAATCCAGCTGGATCTGATCCTGGACTACCGCACTAACGTTGCCGCTTATCCCGCATTCCAAGCATATCTACGCAAACACCAACCGCCATTGCTGGCGGTCTGGGGCAAACACGATCCGGCTTTTATCCCGCCTGGTGCGCTGGCGTACCGTAAGGACATTCCGGCTGCTGAAGTGCATCTTCTGGATGCAGGCCATTTCGCACTGGAGACCCATGCCCCTGAGGTGGCGGAGCACATCCGCGAATTCCTGCAGCGGAAACTGAAAAAATAG
- a CDS encoding SDR family NAD(P)-dependent oxidoreductase, whose amino-acid sequence MLNTDFRGHVALVSGAGSEAGIGMAIARRLGAAGARLIITASSNRIEDRIKELLAEGFEVEGRPADLTDESQVREFSLWAESVWGRVDVLVNNAGMAMQGSPEVFSELASMELHEWDLSLARNLTTAFLLTRAVLPGMTARNYGRIVNISSTTGTRGSNPGEAAYSAAKAAMVGMNMGLALEVAKQGITVNSVAPGWITTGSTTPVEAEAGRFTPMGRAGSPHEVAAAVAFLASPESSYITGEVIVVDGGNCLIENKAPRS is encoded by the coding sequence ATGTTAAATACTGATTTTAGGGGACATGTGGCACTTGTCAGTGGTGCCGGAAGTGAAGCAGGTATTGGTATGGCGATTGCTCGCAGGCTAGGTGCAGCGGGTGCGAGATTGATCATCACCGCTAGCAGCAACCGCATCGAGGATCGAATTAAAGAGCTACTCGCAGAAGGGTTTGAAGTTGAAGGTCGGCCAGCTGACCTCACTGATGAAAGTCAGGTGCGTGAATTCAGCCTGTGGGCCGAGTCGGTCTGGGGACGGGTCGATGTACTGGTAAATAATGCCGGTATGGCCATGCAAGGAAGCCCTGAGGTTTTCTCGGAGTTGGCGAGTATGGAGCTGCATGAGTGGGATCTTTCACTGGCCAGAAACTTAACGACCGCTTTTCTTCTGACTCGGGCTGTTTTGCCCGGTATGACGGCGCGCAATTACGGACGCATTGTCAATATTAGTTCCACCACGGGCACCCGGGGGAGCAATCCGGGCGAAGCCGCTTATAGCGCTGCCAAGGCCGCAATGGTTGGCATGAACATGGGACTTGCACTTGAAGTCGCCAAGCAGGGGATTACCGTCAACAGCGTGGCTCCCGGATGGATCACGACCGGGTCAACCACGCCCGTTGAAGCCGAGGCTGGGCGCTTTACCCCAATGGGCCGGGCAGGCAGTCCCCACGAAGTGGCTGCGGCGGTTGCATTTCTGGCGTCGCCTGAATCGAGTTACATCACCGGTGAAGTTATCGTGGTGGATGGCGGGAACTGTCTGATCGAGAACAAGGCTCCTCGATCCTGA
- a CDS encoding SGNH/GDSL hydrolase family protein, with protein sequence MIRRACLTALLTLTVSSAFGASRYDHLYAFGDSYSDNGAGEHFTKVLSQQKVKDAQELPGPLYWKGRWSNGPTAVEDLALALKVPLTDYAIGGAKSGNGNYYAWMAPSRDTGVFGQIAEHLEAAEAHKADPNALYFIFVSANDFFEWADLSHPESIEVLSQNSVANIQKATEMLITAGAKHVMVVGSTDLSHVPAVVQGSQVKSAARYQRILEQKLPDVLTKMANTRHVSLIYFDHLAFSNKLRASPDSAGLKNLDSPCQTTYPDVEPVCADPDTHYYWDEWHPTRKVHSLAAEAMLETLKASR encoded by the coding sequence ATGATTAGACGCGCTTGCTTGACCGCTCTGTTGACACTGACTGTATCAAGTGCGTTTGGCGCCTCCCGCTACGATCATCTCTATGCCTTCGGTGACAGCTACTCCGACAATGGTGCGGGTGAACACTTTACGAAAGTATTGAGCCAGCAGAAGGTCAAGGACGCGCAAGAGCTACCCGGCCCTCTATATTGGAAGGGCCGCTGGAGCAATGGCCCCACAGCGGTAGAGGACTTGGCCCTCGCCCTGAAAGTGCCCTTGACCGATTACGCGATTGGCGGCGCCAAGAGCGGTAACGGGAATTACTATGCCTGGATGGCGCCCTCTCGCGACACCGGTGTTTTCGGGCAAATCGCCGAACATCTGGAAGCCGCTGAAGCACACAAAGCGGATCCGAATGCGCTCTATTTCATTTTCGTCTCAGCCAACGATTTTTTTGAATGGGCCGATTTGTCGCACCCGGAGTCGATTGAGGTGCTCAGCCAGAACAGCGTAGCGAACATACAGAAGGCGACTGAAATGCTCATTACAGCTGGCGCGAAGCATGTAATGGTTGTTGGAAGCACGGATTTGAGCCATGTGCCGGCCGTGGTGCAGGGCAGTCAAGTCAAGAGTGCGGCGCGATACCAACGCATACTCGAACAGAAACTGCCGGATGTGCTTACAAAAATGGCTAACACCCGTCACGTCAGTCTCATTTATTTTGACCACCTGGCCTTCAGCAACAAGCTGCGCGCGTCACCCGACAGTGCGGGGCTCAAGAATCTGGATTCCCCTTGCCAGACCACCTACCCGGATGTCGAACCGGTGTGTGCAGATCCAGATACTCATTATTACTGGGATGAGTGGCACCCAACTCGAAAAGTCCATTCCCTGGCCGCTGAAGCGATGCTTGAAACACTAAAAGCCAGCCGTTGA
- a CDS encoding LysR family transcriptional regulator, giving the protein MAFTSESLKVFLAVVDSGSFSAAARKLGRVPSAINMAVSQLEAELDLLLFDRSTRKAIPTPAAKALEPQARQVASQINLLDAHALQLHQGLERRLILAMAPELQTGVWSRPLSIIASEFPTLEIEIRSASHPEAIRMLHEGRVQLALGFERPGLDERETFLEAGSQLLVAVASPDHPAAAGKKSPLSEEQLVNVRQIIVATGGPTDSDPRVVLSRRIWLSDSYLATLDLVQQGLGWAYLPQPLVQPLITSGALTEVVFDNMPSQMRLWVDIIWVKNRPLGLAASRYLSLIRKIVEAEPRRV; this is encoded by the coding sequence ATGGCGTTTACCAGTGAGTCACTGAAAGTTTTCCTTGCGGTTGTCGACAGCGGCTCCTTTTCTGCCGCCGCACGGAAATTGGGCCGGGTACCCTCGGCCATCAACATGGCGGTGTCGCAGCTTGAAGCAGAGCTGGATTTATTGCTTTTTGACCGATCAACCCGCAAAGCCATTCCTACCCCCGCTGCCAAAGCACTTGAGCCCCAGGCACGACAGGTCGCGAGCCAGATAAACCTGCTGGACGCCCATGCCCTCCAGCTTCATCAGGGGTTGGAGCGGCGCTTGATCCTTGCGATGGCGCCGGAGTTGCAAACAGGCGTATGGAGTCGTCCACTGTCCATTATTGCCAGCGAGTTCCCCACGCTTGAAATCGAGATTCGCTCCGCTTCCCATCCGGAGGCGATTCGCATGCTCCATGAAGGGCGTGTGCAATTGGCACTTGGGTTTGAACGACCAGGGCTTGACGAGCGGGAAACGTTTCTTGAAGCGGGAAGCCAGTTGTTAGTAGCCGTTGCCTCTCCAGATCATCCTGCAGCCGCTGGCAAGAAAAGCCCTTTAAGTGAAGAGCAGCTGGTGAATGTTCGACAGATCATAGTCGCTACTGGAGGACCTACAGACTCTGACCCACGTGTTGTGCTGTCGCGGCGGATTTGGCTCAGCGACAGCTACCTGGCAACCCTGGATCTGGTCCAGCAGGGATTGGGCTGGGCTTATCTTCCACAACCGCTGGTACAACCTCTAATCACTTCGGGCGCATTGACGGAGGTGGTGTTTGACAACATGCCGAGTCAGATGCGGTTATGGGTCGATATCATCTGGGTAAAGAACCGCCCCCTGGGGCTTGCAGCGAGTCGCTACCTGAGTCTGATACGCAAGATAGTCGAGGCCGAGCCGCGTCGTGTTTGA
- a CDS encoding glutamine synthetase family protein, whose translation MQFADKKEARDYLAAHPEVLSIELFLIDANGVPRGKLLHRDELLAIYENGRPLPSSILALTVQGEDVDETGLVWDVADADCWTYPLPGSLTLQPWRTKPTGQVQVSMHPTQGLPAAPVDPRHVLVNTIERLKADGFHPVMAVELEFYLLDQQRDVNGRPQPALQTNGVRPVAPQVYGVYELEQVQPFLDDLYAACALQGLPVRTAISEYAPGQLELTLEHRFDALQAIDEGVRYKRLVKGVANKHGLQACFMAKPFSDQAGSGMHLHVSLADVQGNNLYASEDPQGTPLLRHSIGGMMATLFDSLAIFCPHANSYRRFQTGSYAPLAKSWGVNNRTVSFRVPGGPAISRHIEHRICGADANPYLAAAAVLAGIHHGITHQTDPGAAIVGNGYEQATDFLPTDWLTALKALERSTWAREALGAEFLKVFLAIKWREFRTFNAEVGEQDWRWYLTHA comes from the coding sequence ATGCAATTTGCCGATAAAAAAGAGGCCCGGGATTATCTGGCCGCTCACCCTGAAGTGCTGAGCATCGAGTTGTTCCTTATCGACGCGAATGGTGTTCCACGGGGCAAACTGTTGCATCGTGACGAGCTACTGGCGATCTACGAAAATGGTCGGCCACTGCCAAGTTCCATTCTGGCCTTGACCGTGCAGGGTGAGGACGTAGACGAGACTGGCCTGGTCTGGGATGTCGCTGACGCGGATTGCTGGACCTATCCCTTGCCGGGGAGCCTGACCCTGCAACCCTGGCGCACCAAACCCACCGGTCAAGTGCAGGTGAGCATGCACCCGACCCAAGGTCTTCCCGCCGCGCCCGTCGACCCGCGCCATGTACTGGTGAATACAATCGAGCGGCTGAAAGCCGATGGGTTCCATCCGGTAATGGCCGTTGAGTTGGAGTTCTATCTGCTGGACCAACAGCGCGACGTCAACGGTCGACCGCAGCCGGCGCTGCAAACCAATGGCGTACGTCCGGTTGCTCCGCAGGTGTATGGCGTATATGAACTCGAACAGGTTCAACCGTTTCTGGATGACCTCTACGCAGCGTGCGCGCTGCAGGGGTTACCGGTGCGTACGGCGATATCCGAGTACGCGCCCGGCCAGCTCGAGTTGACGCTGGAGCATCGTTTCGACGCACTCCAGGCCATCGATGAAGGCGTACGTTACAAGCGCCTGGTCAAAGGCGTGGCCAACAAACACGGGCTGCAAGCGTGCTTCATGGCCAAGCCATTCAGCGATCAAGCGGGTAGCGGTATGCATCTGCACGTCAGTCTGGCCGACGTGCAGGGCAACAACCTGTATGCGAGCGAAGACCCACAGGGCACGCCGCTGTTGCGTCACTCCATTGGAGGGATGATGGCAACCTTGTTTGACTCGCTGGCGATATTTTGCCCCCATGCCAACTCCTATCGCAGGTTCCAGACCGGCAGTTACGCGCCGCTGGCCAAAAGCTGGGGCGTCAACAATCGTACGGTGTCGTTCCGCGTGCCCGGCGGACCTGCGATCAGTCGGCACATCGAACACCGCATTTGCGGTGCCGATGCCAACCCCTATCTCGCTGCTGCTGCAGTACTTGCGGGCATTCACCACGGCATCACTCATCAAACCGATCCTGGCGCTGCGATTGTGGGTAATGGCTATGAACAGGCGACCGACTTTCTACCCACCGACTGGCTGACAGCGTTAAAGGCACTTGAACGTTCCACCTGGGCACGCGAGGCGCTGGGCGCTGAATTCCTGAAGGTGTTCCTGGCGATCAAGTGGCGCGAGTTCCGTACATTCAATGCTGAAGTCGGAGAGCAGGACTGGCGCTGGTACCTTACTCACGCATGA
- a CDS encoding aspartate aminotransferase family protein, giving the protein MSKSGISESAIAVFTASERARFIENNPTSMALAKRARANLFNGVPMHWMSDWSMPSPLFVQRAKGARFTDVDDHEYIDFCLGDTGTMFGHSPDPVARAIAEQANNGLTTMLPGEDAVVCGELLAQRFDLPYWQVTANATDANRYVLRWARAITKRNVLLVFDGCYHGTVDDVMVRYRDGKTVHRPGLVGQAYDLSQYSRSIPFNDVDALEAALAQGDVCALMCEPAMTNIGMVLPDPGFMQKCRELTRQYGSLLVIDETHTISTGLGGCTRQWALEPDFFVVGKPIAGGMPCAVFGVTEEVAQAMRDVQMSADGGGHGHSGMGTTLSANSLAMRCMRASLEEVMTDSAYEHMLSVASRLAQGFRTLFKRHQLNWSVTELGARCEFQFCATSPRTGAQAEAAFHDSLQMALHLYLINRGILITPFHNMTLCCPQTSDADIDRLIEELDSALTTLLALPGARVIPS; this is encoded by the coding sequence ATGTCGAAAAGTGGAATTAGTGAATCAGCGATTGCTGTTTTTACCGCCTCCGAGCGTGCCCGTTTTATAGAAAACAACCCAACTTCGATGGCGCTGGCCAAGCGTGCCAGGGCGAATCTGTTCAACGGGGTTCCCATGCACTGGATGAGCGACTGGTCGATGCCTTCGCCGCTCTTCGTCCAGCGCGCCAAAGGCGCACGCTTCACCGATGTTGACGATCATGAATACATTGATTTTTGTCTGGGCGACACCGGCACGATGTTCGGCCATTCACCTGATCCTGTTGCCCGCGCCATAGCCGAGCAGGCGAACAATGGTTTGACCACGATGCTGCCTGGCGAAGACGCGGTGGTTTGCGGCGAGTTGCTGGCCCAGCGATTTGATTTGCCTTACTGGCAGGTGACGGCCAATGCGACTGACGCCAACCGTTATGTGTTGCGCTGGGCGCGCGCCATCACCAAGCGCAATGTCTTGCTGGTATTCGACGGCTGCTATCACGGCACCGTGGATGACGTGATGGTGCGCTACCGCGACGGCAAGACAGTGCACCGTCCAGGTCTTGTGGGCCAGGCCTACGACTTGAGCCAGTACAGTCGATCCATCCCGTTCAACGATGTCGATGCACTGGAGGCTGCTTTGGCCCAGGGCGATGTCTGCGCGCTGATGTGCGAGCCGGCGATGACGAACATCGGCATGGTCCTGCCCGATCCTGGGTTCATGCAAAAGTGCCGAGAGTTGACCCGCCAATATGGCAGCCTGCTGGTCATTGATGAGACCCACACGATTTCCACGGGACTGGGTGGATGCACGCGCCAATGGGCGTTGGAACCCGACTTTTTCGTGGTGGGTAAACCGATCGCGGGGGGGATGCCTTGCGCTGTGTTTGGCGTGACCGAGGAAGTTGCTCAGGCCATGCGCGACGTGCAGATGAGCGCAGACGGCGGCGGCCATGGGCACAGCGGTATGGGAACAACGCTGTCTGCCAACTCGCTGGCGATGCGTTGCATGCGCGCCAGCCTTGAAGAGGTCATGACGGACTCTGCCTACGAGCACATGCTGTCCGTCGCCTCAAGATTGGCGCAGGGATTTCGAACGTTGTTCAAGCGGCACCAACTGAACTGGTCTGTCACAGAGTTGGGGGCTCGTTGTGAGTTTCAATTCTGCGCCACCTCGCCCAGAACCGGTGCGCAAGCCGAGGCGGCTTTTCATGACAGCCTTCAAATGGCGCTGCACCTCTACCTGATCAATCGCGGCATCCTGATCACGCCTTTTCACAACATGACTCTGTGCTGTCCGCAAACAAGTGATGCGGATATCGACAGGCTGATCGAGGAGTTGGATAGCGCGCTGACTACGTTGCTTGCTCTACCTGGCGCTCGGGTCATCCCTTCATGA